A section of the Amblyomma americanum isolate KBUSLIRL-KWMA chromosome 2, ASM5285725v1, whole genome shotgun sequence genome encodes:
- the LOC144120085 gene encoding membrane metallo-endopeptidase-like 1, protein MPEIVGRLYVQHKFSREANQEHNQLTREMLKLRQPYDKADWIVGSAVVNAFYNPSNNEMVYPSGTLQGVFCQHRLPRSVKFGAIGMVVGHEMTHGFDDSGDWYEEVQ, encoded by the exons ATGCCCGAGATTGTCGGTCGTCTCTACGTACAGCACAAGTTCAGCAGAGAAGCCAACCAAGAG CATAACCAATTGACGCGGGAAATGCTCAAGCTGCGACAACCATACGACAAAGCCGA TTGGATTGTCGGTTCTGCTGTCGTGAACGCCTTTTACAACCCAAGCAACAACGAAATGG TGTACCCCTCAGGAACCCTTCAAGGCGTCTTCTGCCAGCACAGACTGCCGCG CTCAGTGAAATTTGGAGCCATTGGAATGGTGGTTGGCCACGAAATGACACATGGCTTCGACGACTCGGGAGACTGGTATGAGGAAGTCCAATGA